A single genomic interval of Oryza sativa Japonica Group chromosome 7, ASM3414082v1 harbors:
- the LOC4342642 gene encoding probable prolyl 4-hydroxylase 6: MVAVVMMAMRKRMRGALLALALLLTATAVVPLLLLGEAGDDGVGAVAAAPPFNASRVRAVSWRPRVFVYKGFLSDDECDHLVKLGKRKMQRSMVADNKSGKSVMSEVRTSSGMFLDKRQDPVVSRIEKRIAAWTFLPEENAENIQILRYEHGQKYEPHFDYFHDKVNQALGGHRYATVLMYLSTVEKGGETVFPNAEGWENQPKDDTFSECAQKGLAVKPVKGDTVLFFSLHIDGVPDPLSLHGSCPVIEGEKWSAPKWIRIRSYEHPPVSKVTEGCSDNSARCAKWAEAGECEKNPVYMVGAEGLPGNCRKSCGVCDS, encoded by the exons ATGGTGGCGGTGGTGATGATGGCGATGAGGAAGAGGATGCGCGGCGCGCTGCTGGCGCTCGCGCTGCTGCTCACCGCGACGGCCGTCgtgccgctgctcctcctcggagaggccggggacgacggcgtcggggccgtcgccgccgcgccgccgttcaaCGCGTCCCGCGTCAGGGCGGTGTCGTGGAGGCCCAGGGTCTTCGTCTACAAGGGGTTCCTCTCCGACGACGAGTGCGACCACCTCGTCAAGCTG gggaagaggaagatgcAGAGGTCGATGGTGGCGGACAACAAGTCCGGCAAGAGCGTCATGAGCGAGGTGCGGACCAGCTCCGGCATGTTCCTCGACAAGCGCCAG GATCCAGTGGTGAGCAGGATTGAAAAAAGAATTGCAGCATGGACCTTTCTTCCTGAAG aaaATGCTGAGAACATTCAGATACTCCGATACGAGCATGGGCAGAAGTATGAGCCGCACTTTGATTATTTCCATGACAAGGTCAATCAAGCACTGGGAGGCCACCGTTACGCGACGGTGCTCATGTATTTGTCCACTGTCGAGAAGGGAGGCGAGACTGTGTTCCCCAATGCTGAG GGGTGGGAAAATCAGCCCAAGGATGACACTTTCTCTGAATGTGCACAAAAAGGATTGGCAG TGAAACCAGTTAAAGGCGACACGGTGCTCTTCTTTAGCCTTCATATCGATGGCGTACCGGACCCGCTCAGCCTCCATGGGAGCTGCCCAGTGATAGAAGGTGAAAAATGGTCTGCACCAAAGTGGATCCGTATCAGGTCCTATGAGCATCCTCCTGTCTCAAAGGTGACAGAAGGATGCTCCGACAACAGTGCACGTTGCGCGAAATGGGCTGAAGCTGGAGAATGCGAGAAGAACCCGGTATACATGGTAGGTGCCGAGGGTTTGCCCGGCAATTGTCGGAAGAGTTGTGGCGTTTGTGATTCCTAG